In Phocoena phocoena chromosome 3, mPhoPho1.1, whole genome shotgun sequence, the DNA window AAGCTGAACACCACGCATGTTCTACCCTCTAAGCACCTCTAGATGTTTCCTGCCGAGGAGCCACTTCCAACCACCTTCCAGGAGGCCCTCCCAGACAGCTCTACCCGCACCTGGACACCACCCACAGGGTCCTGGCCAAGCACAGGCCCAGCATCCAGGGCCCGGGACACGCCCTGCTTCCCCTCAGCCCACCCTGCCCGGTCCTGTGTGAGCCAGCGCCCCCTGACCCAGGGCCTCACAGCCCACGTGCAGTCCCGCTCAGGGGAGCCTGTCCTCTCCCGCCCCCGCAGGCTGCCCCACCCGCCAGGCACCCGCCTGTCTGAACCGAGCCCTCCCCCAGCCACTTCCACATCACACCTGGAtactggcgggggcgggggggggggcgctaCCTGATGTCCTCGTCGGTCACCATGAAGGCcttgcagagcggctgggctgtGTTGAGCCACACCCCGGGGTTCTTCTCCACGGCAGCTGAGAGCTGCCCGGTGATGGGCATGGTGCTGGTGTGCAGGGCGCTGGCAATGGCCGAGAGCAGCGTCTCATCCGTGCAGCCGGGACCCACGCCTGCTGGGCAAGAGAGGGTGGTTGCTGCGGGCACCAGCCTTGCCCCCTCAGCCCCGATTTCATCCTGAACCTCCCTTTACAGCAGGCCCTGCCCGGTCCTGCATGTGCCAGGGCCTCACAGGCCACGGGCAGTCCCACTCAGGGGAGCCGTCGCAGGGCCAGGAGCTCTGTACCCCAGGCGTCTCCCTGTCTGAATCGAGCCCTCCCTGGCCATTTCCATGTCACACCCGGACGCTGCAAGGGGGCGGTCACTCCACGCCATACAGGGAGACAACTACCCTCTCAGGGACAGCAGGGATGCTTTTATGGCGCGGCAGGGAAACCAGACCCCCGAGTGTTTTCAGGACCCCGTGACCAGACGCGACCCCAGCATCAGGTGCAGCCCGGCTGGCCCCAGGTTGGGGGAGCACGGGCCTCATccctcctccatctcccccttgccccctgcaggggGTCACCTTGCAAGCCCTTGGGGAGGTCCATGGTCTTCACGAGCTCCTCCGCGATGTCAAAGGCATTCAGGCCGCTCAGCTTCTTCTCCCAGAAGAGCTGCCGCCACACAGACAGACGTCAGGCCGACGGGATGGCCAGGCCACCTGCTCCCACAGCAGGCGACCCTAGGCGGCCAGGATGGGGGTCTCAGTGTGACCTCTGACCCCCACACTTGCTGGGGCTGCTCGCGCCCCAGGGTCCTCGCAGGGCAGAGAAACCCCAAGCCCTGTTTCCGGCAGGACGAAGACCCAGGACGTCAGATGCGCCATTGGACAGTCTGTGGCTCCCCTTCACCCTGGAGTTGGGGGTTGGGAGGTCCAACCTCCACCCCGGGCAACAGCCCTGGCCGACCCCTGTCACAGCCCGAACAAGCGCTGTCCGTGGGCACCGCCTGGTGCAGACAGGGGACCCAGGAGCCCCCGGACAGGCAACAAGCTCACACCCTCGACTGCACCTCCAGACTCTGGGGAGGGGGGCGACAGGCAGCCCCACAGGTTTCTGACCTCTTACCTAGAGGGCTCCAACCCAAATGGAACAGCACCCAGGGCGGCTGCCCATGGCGGGGCCCATGCCCTGCAGGGTCCCTGAGCGTCTCCCCCTCCGACGGCCATGGCCCCCTGCTCTGGCCTAGCACCTCCACACCCCGCTATCTACCGGGCGTTTGTAAAGATGTGTGAAAACGCGGCTAAGGCTCAGTTTTTGGAAAACAGATCACAAAACTGCATTTGTGGGATCTTTTCAATCTATTTAAGACAGCAGCCAGCCCGAGGGGGCCCTGCATACACGTGTCGGGTGCTGGTGCCCGCAGGACCGTGCCCCGGGGTGACGGCCCGCGGACTCAGCTCTAAAGAGTGGACCAAGTGCCGGAGCTCACCTGTCGGGGCTGCTCCACGGCCTTCTGGGGGTCGCTCTTCACCTTGTTGCTGGGGTGGTTGGTGATCTTGGTCACTGGCTGCTTGAAGATGGACGCCGTCTGCCTGACCGGGAGGGCCGTGTTCAGGTCGGGCTTGCCCTGCAGGGTCGGGCAGGGTCCTCAGCGGGCTTTCCCCGTCAGCGAGAAAGCCGTGCCCCGCAAGGGGCTTTGGGGAACAGGCCCCAGTCACCAACACACCCCGTGGCACCCACGGATCCAGAGGCAACGCCAAGCccaggcccagccacttcgctGCCCTCGGTGCGGCCGCAGCGGGGGCTCCATACACACACCTGCTCTctctcatccccccaccccgcccttctCACCTCCCGTGCCTCGTTCTCTGCAGAGAACGGGCCTGGGGGCGCCCTGGCCACCTCTGTTCTGCAGTCGGGGCAGGGAACAAAGTCCCCCGAACATGCGTCCATCAAAGACCCGCAGACACACTGGTCACCAGGCGCCCAAGCGTGGACCAGAGTTGAGCCACCTCCCAGGCCCCGTGCCTGAGCCTCTCCTGGGGACAGATGATGGGCCGTTTCCtgtcttctttctgcttttccaCAGCTGCTGAGCTCCCCCCAGTGAGTAGCTAGGCCTCTAACTCCAGGACGGTGGGTGAGCCTACCCAGCAGCGGTCGGCGTGGGCTCACCTTGACCTGGCTCGGGGAGTCATAGCGCACCCGCTGCCGGCTCTTGTTCATCTTGCCCATCAGCATCTTGCCCGTGCGGAAGTCAAAGGTGCTCAGGTCCATGGAGCCGCCCAGGTAGCGCGCCAGCTGGGGCTTGCTCCGGAACTTCTTCCCGCTCGGGCTGCAGACACAGCGCGGTCAGCGGAGGGGGGAGCCGGGAGGGGGGCGCCAGGCCAAGCCGGtccaccctctccccagcacAGCAGATGCCGAGGCCGAGAGCAGGGATGGACGCCCCGACCTTCGGAAGGATGGGACCCAGCCCTGGGAGCCTGGCTGGAGTTTCTGGAACATTCCAGAAGCAGAATCTGGCCATGTTCTCGAGAAAAGACCCAAGGATAGCAGGTCCATTACAGCATTATGGATCTGTCCTGTGGGGGCTGGACTGTAAAACCTCAGTTTTGGGGCTCTTTGGGCACCAAAGAGCTGCCCAGGCGGGACCTGCTGGGAAAGCCTGAAACCTAGCTGTGAAGCTCTGCCATCCTGCTCACCCCACGGACCAGCGCAGGGGACTCGCCTTTCTAGGAAAAGCTGACGCCAACCTCTAGCTGCAGTGCAGACTCAGAGCTCATGCTACAGGTGACCAGAACGGGACCCAGTGAGCATTAATAATGACACGTCCCATGGGCACGGGGACTCctgcagccactttgggaaacagtctgGTAGCTCCTCTAATGGTTAaacagcaattccacccctaagTATCCAAGAGAAATCAAAACACATGTCGACATAATAACTTACACCTAATTACTCACAGCAGCATGACTCACTGGGCAGAGTGAAAACAGCCCAGATGTCCCTCCACACATGGGagcatcactcagccatgaaaaggagagaagccctgacactcactaCAACGTGGACAGACCCTGacaacacgatgctcagtgagagaagccagacacagaaggacacacagtgtgtgattccactgatgggaaacgtccagaacaggcaaatccagaggcagagagtgggttcctggctGTCAAGGACTGGGGCTTCTCTTTGGGGttatggaatgttctggaattagtggtgatggttgcacacccTGAATGTACTAGAAACCAGCAAGCGGCACACATGATCCTCCAGCAGGCCTGGCACCCATCTAGGACgtccctgtctctctccatctgaGGCTAACGAGGGCCTGCACTTTGCTGATCTCCCCTGAGAGCCTCTAGGCTGAGCCTGAATTCAAGTCAGCACACGCCCGCCCCCTCCAGGTGTCCCTGGGCACTGCGGACAAGTGGCAAAAGTGGGAAGAGTGGAACCCCTTCCAGCCCCACCAGGGCCTCACCTGGGTCAGGGCCAGCCCCACCACCTTGGGTTCTGAGACCCCCGTGGACTCTTCTGGAAGATCCATTTTTCCGTTATGCTCTGTGCTGGCTGACGTGAACAGGGTCCACGTGCCTGGAGCAGCGGAAAGGACCCTGAGTCCCGACTCTGGCTCCAACTATGGCCACAAAGAGGGCCAGTACCCTGACAAGCACTCGCCAGCACTTCTTGGCCTCCAGTCACCCCACCTGCTGCtgttctgctttaaaaaatgcatgaGGACAGGGAAACAGAAACGCAGGACTATAGActaggggctggggagcagggctaACGGCAGAGATAGTTAAAGGTCTAGGGCTCTTCTGGGGGGAGGAAAAGGCTCTAACTTTGACCGTGGTGGTGGGTGCAGCTACCTGTGAATTGTACGCTTTACACGGGTGAACAGTATGGCATGTGACTCCTACCTCAATGAAGCTGTCACAAAAGTGAACGCAAGACAGAGAGTGGATGGGGGCTACGAGGAGCTGGGGAGCTAATGGACACAGGGCTcattttggggtgatgagaaCATTCCGGAACTAGAGAGTGGTGATGGGTGCATGAAAACTGCTGAATTGACACTTTTAAAGACTGAATCGTATGGaatgtgaactatatctcaattttaaaaacacgttttgtagggcttccctggtggcgcagtggttgagagtctgcctgccgatgcaggggacacgggttcgtgccccggtctgggaagatcccacatgccgcggagcggctgggcccgtgagccatggccgctgagcctgggcgtccggagcctgtcctccgcaacgggagaggccacgacagtgagaggcccgcgtaccgcacaaaaaaaaaaaaaaaaaaaaaaaaaaaaaacacgttttGTAGATCTGTATTGGGACAGAAAAATGTCTGAGCTGTTTTatccaatgaaagaaaaaaacttctgtAGTAAAACCACAGGTGTGGAACAAAAATGAGCACTGCGGTCTTTCTAGGGAAATAGGCCTACCCGGTGTAGTAGACAGGTAGCCAGAAGCCTGGCGGCCCTCGGCTGAGTCAGTATGACCCTGAAGCATTGGGGCCATCATGGGGATGGAGCCAGCACCAAGCGCggagcccagggcctgggccGGATGCAGGGCTGTACGAGGCGTGATGAGTGAGTGTTGACCCCAGGCCTATAAGGAGGCTTGTAACCCGAGATGCCCAGTGAGGCCCAAACAGCAAGATGAAGCTGGTTCTGGCCAAGCTGAGCCCGCTGCCCAAGGAAGGGGGGTCAACCTGCCGAGTACTTCCTGCTTTCCTGAGTATTTGCACCTTTAAAATGACctctggggtcttccctggtggcgcagtgattaagaatctgcctgccaatgcaggggacacgggcttgagccctggtccgggaagatcccacatgccgcagagcaactaagcccatgcgccacaactacagagcctgcgctgtagagcccacgagccacaactactgggcatgcgtgccacaactactgaagcccacacacctagagcccatgctccacaacgagaagccaatgcaatgagaagcccacacacagcaacgaagagtagccccgctcgacgcaactaaagaaaccccgcgtgcagcaacgaagacccaatgcagccaaaaataaataaataaaataaataaatttatttatttaaaaaaaaaaaaagagctctgggacttccctggtggtccagtggtttaagCCTCCACGCTCCCAAAGTAGGAGGCGTGAGTTctatcccttgtcagggaactaggatcctgcatgctgcaatggtgcagccaaaaaaaaaaaaaaaagttctgggaaGTCCTCTCTATTCCACACACCCCAAAGAATGACGCTAACTTCCAAGTCCTCAACTTCTTGCCTGGATTGTAAATGTCAGGCAGGGAGatgatttttccaaagaaaattctCGGCTGTAACCAGATGCTGCACCCCCATCTCCCAGTCCTGAGGGCCAGGTCACCAAGCTGGAGGGGTGTATGGGTGAGTCCTACAGAACGGTCTGTGAGGTCGCTCCACCTCTCCTGCAAAGAACACACTGGCTCTCTCCCACTCTCTGGACTAGCAAACCAAGGTTCCACATCCCTAGGGGCAGGGCTAAGATCCAAGGACAGGTCTGTCCGACTCAACAGCACCGGAGATCTGCTTTCCCTCTGCATTAAGGAAccaggaagggacttccctggtggtccagcggttaagactccgcgctccgggcttccctggtggcgcagtggttgagagtccacctgacgatgcaggggacgtgggttcgtgccccggtccgggaagatcccacatgccgcggagcggctagccccgtgagccatggccgctgagcctgtgcgtccagagcctgtgctccgcaacgggagaggccacaacagtgagaggcccgcataccgggggggggggaggggagggggggactcccaatgcagggggtccaagttcaatccctgctcagggaactagatacttATCcctcaactaaaagatcccacatgccacaactacagataccgcaagcagcaacgaagattccacgtgctgcaactaagacctggcgcagccaaataaataaatattaaaaaaagagagagaaccagggAAATCCATCTGTGCTCCCTGCCTAGACACCTGGCTCGGCATCAGGTGGTGAGAAGGCCAAGGGCCCACATTCCAGAAAAGTTATCACATCCCCCCCAGACCTCCGACCTGTTGGGACAGGGTAGGTCATCCACACCAAAGACCTGGGAGTGGCACTGGACCCCGCACCCCGCATCCTGTCTCAGGCCCTCACCTCTCATTGGAGCCGTGGGAAAACTGAAATTCCATCTGTCCAGCCCCAGTTTGGAGCCGTTCCCTACCACCAGACCCCTATGCTCGGAGGCGGGGCCTTGGAGCGGGGTCCCACTTGATGGAAGCCCGGAGAGGTTCCCAGGCAGGTGGGGACAAGAGGTGAGGCGATGACAGGCTGCGGCCCTCTAGCCACGCTGGCCCCGGTTCAGCTCCTGAGCCTCCTCACAGGCTGCTGGTGCTGCCTGGACCCTCCTCCTGGCCCCACTGCCAGGGCTCACCTCTGTGCTGCCTCCCCAGACAAGCCCTCACCGACCCGCCCCCAGCTCGACCAGGCACTCCCATCATCTGCCCCTCACAGACCCCCACATCTCTCTGCATATGTCATCACCTGTTAACTAAGAAAGCAACGTGGTGATGGCTGGGGCACCAGCTGTCACCCACGAGGGGAGGGCCCAGGTCTCACTCCCAGCTGAATGGCCAGGACACCCAGCATGTGCTGCAGAGGCATCTGTTAAATCAACAAAGGACTAGAGGAACAGAGACCTGCCTCAGTCTTCAGACCTAAAAGGAAGAAGTGAGAACACAAGTGCGCTCAGAATTAAATGAGGGGAGGTGGTGAGAGGCCTCTTCACGCACCCAGAAGGAAGCTTCTCTAAACAGCCAGCGAGGGAGTGACGTCACAGACAGCCCAGTGAGGGGGAATACACACGTTTCCCTAAAAGATGATCGTAACCCCACTATTTCATGCTTGACATTACGAGAGGGGCAACCAATTACAGTACACACTGGAGGGCCACCAGCACTCTTTGGACACTAGAACCTGAGCTTGTCCTGGATGAGCTGCCATCCTTACCCTGCTCACTTCCTTCACTCCTCCCAAAACGAGGACAGCAAAGGCCCAGGACCTGCTGCACACCCCCCTACACCTGGCAGGCATTCAACACGTGGCAGGTGTCCCGCCTGCTTTTCTTTTGTCAGGGTCCTAAAGCAAAGGGGAGGGAGCCATCAAGCCTGGCTCAGAAACAAAAGCATCTTCCACCaatcaggagggaaaaaaaaaaaaaaaaaaggaaggaaaaggcaaaCAGCAGGTGGTTGACGGTCTGGGGCTGGGCTTCCAGCCGCCTACTGATTCTGTTTCACTAGGGGTGGGGGGGTCCCTGCCACCTCTCTCAGGCCAAGGGCAGCCCTCCCTCCAGTTTGGGTGAGGGAAGCTCACAAAGGCCGCGTTCCCGGTCTGGCGACTGGAGAGGCCACTACCCACGGTGCccaaggatgggggaggggcggcTCTTAAAAGACACGCAGCTCCAGGACCAGGCCACCCTGTGAagggcccagaaatctgcatcCCTAGGCAGCCCTCCCTGGTCCCCCAGAGCGAACCCTGCTCCCTGAAACCCGGGATCCCCACCCGACCCAGGCTGCGCGCGGCCCCAGGAGCGCCCCACGAGGACCAAAGGGAcagcccagcccccacccccgcctcccagCGGCGTCTGGCCCGTGCCGGGGTGCCCCTTGCCCAGCCGGCCGCTTCGCCGCGGCCGCCGAACAAAGGCCGCCGCCAACCCGGGGCCGGTCCCAGGACCATGCGGCTGCGGGGGGAGCGCAAGCACACTGTGCAAAGGCTTCGCCGGGCACGCACGCGCACTGGGCTCGGGCCCGCCGCGCACGCACGCGCACTGGGCCAAGCGCCCGCCGCGCGCCggcacgcacgcacgcatgcacGCACAACGCACGCGCGGGGCCCAGGCCGCGGCCCGGGTCGGGGCGCCCAGGCCGCCGCAGAGGCCGCTGGGAGGCGCCCGTTGGGGCCCTGCCCGGCCGGCACGTTCATTCACCTATAGTAAAAGACATCCCTGTGGCCGGCCGACAGCCCCGACCTTCTGGGcacttcttccctctcccagccctgcgGGAGCGCCGGGCACTCCCACCTCTTCCGCTCCATCGCGCCCGGCTCCTcggcccgccgccgccgctgccgcccggacccccgctcgccgccgccgcctcagCTGCctccgccgctgccgccgccactTGCCGCGGCTGTTCCGGCCCTTGGGCCTCCGCCCTCCGCCCCAAGCCGGGCGCGCGCCGGCTTTGCCGCCCTTTCGGCCCCCTCCCCGCGCTCGCCAGCCCCCGCTCGGGGGGCCCGCTCCGCCCACCCGCCCGCGCGCGGGGGCCCCGTGCTGCGCAGGCGCCGCACAGGTCCCGCCCCGCCCGTGGCCTCCGGCCCCGCCCCTCGGCGGCGGCGCCAATCAGCGCGCGGCCTGAAGGTGGGGCCTACGGCGGCGCGCTGCTCGTCCGCTCCGCGCCTGCGCCCTGGCCCGCCCGCAAGTGGCTGGTGCCCCGTGCTTGCCGCTGCGCTGTCCGCCTTGGTCTCTCCCGCGCCTCCTCCGAGGCCTGTGTCCCGGCATACCCGTCCAGTGCCGGACCGCCATCCCGCCGCCTCCCTGGTCTCGTCACTGGCATCCGCGTTTAGGGTCATTGTCGGTGACCACCCACCTCCACACCCCAAGGCCCACCCGACGCTTTGATGACATCTCAGAATCCGgccccctcttcctgcctcctccTTAGTCCAGCCGCTTTCTGTCTCCTGGGGCTCCAGGCCCTTACTTGGGAATCTCCCGCCCCACCTTgtgtcccctctccctcccccaggccctctccTGCCTGCCCTGCTCCCCCAGGGCAGAGCCTGGCTGGCCCAGGTCAAGTACTTAAGAAAAGACTGCTGAGTGAGTGGCCTTAGCTGTGGGCAGTGCCAGGTGCGGCCTGGGCCTCCCGACGGGCCTGTCCTGACGTCGGGTCCCTGAGGGAAGGGGGAGGCTGCGGGTGGGAAGGCCCTGGGCTCCCCCGAGGGCAACAGGCCTGGGCCGCGCACCTGGAGCTCCCTGCAGGTGTCTTCGCAGCCTTAGGGCCCCCCAGGTCCCTGCTCTAGTTGGAGGCGGGGCTTGGGCGGGACACCGAAAACCATGGCCCGCAGGTGTCA includes these proteins:
- the MBD3 gene encoding methyl-CpG-binding domain protein 3 isoform X1, which encodes MERKRWECPALPQGWEREEVPRRSGLSAGHRDVFYYSPSGKKFRSKPQLARYLGGSMDLSTFDFRTGKMLMGKMNKSRQRVRYDSPSQVKGKPDLNTALPVRQTASIFKQPVTKITNHPSNKVKSDPQKAVEQPRQLFWEKKLSGLNAFDIAEELVKTMDLPKGLQGVGPGCTDETLLSAIASALHTSTMPITGQLSAAVEKNPGVWLNTAQPLCKAFMVTDEDIRRQEELVQQVRKRLEEALMADMLAHVEELARDGEAPLGRVGADGDEDDGDQEEGPDQDQEMEHV
- the MBD3 gene encoding methyl-CpG-binding domain protein 3 isoform X2, which gives rise to MERKSPSGKKFRSKPQLARYLGGSMDLSTFDFRTGKMLMGKMNKSRQRVRYDSPSQVKGKPDLNTALPVRQTASIFKQPVTKITNHPSNKVKSDPQKAVEQPRQLFWEKKLSGLNAFDIAEELVKTMDLPKGLQGVGPGCTDETLLSAIASALHTSTMPITGQLSAAVEKNPGVWLNTAQPLCKAFMVTDEDIRRQEELVQQVRKRLEEALMADMLAHVEELARDGEAPLGRVGADGDEDDGDQEEGPDQDQEMEHV